The following coding sequences lie in one Sesamum indicum cultivar Zhongzhi No. 13 linkage group LG9, S_indicum_v1.0, whole genome shotgun sequence genomic window:
- the LOC105170513 gene encoding protein FAR1-RELATED SEQUENCE 12, whose amino-acid sequence MIVASLSSVDESQCAGNEAETIENSHGTELVVNNEGHSEREPFVGMEFDSEEAAKVFYDAYATKMGFIMRVDAFRRSMRDGNVVWRRLVCNKEGFRKCRPKRSESRKPRAITREGCKAMIVVKKEKTCKWVVTKFFKEHNHPLVAAPVNTRRSAQLSQTPDEKDVKIRELTAELQRERRRSAALQEQLNSILEDMEEHSKHLSRNITNIVQSVNEIESRRIVFPS is encoded by the exons ATGATTGTTGCTTCATTGTCATCAG TGGATGAGAGCCAATGTGCAggcaatgaagcagaaacGATAGAGAACTCGCATGGGACTGAGTTAGTTGTTAATAATGAAGGACATTCTGAGAGGGAACCGTTTGTGGGTATGGAGTTCGATTCAGAAGAGGCTGCCAAGGTATTCTATGATGCATATGCCACAAAAATGGGGTTTATAATGCGGGTTGATGCTTTTAGACGATCTATGCGTGATGGTAATGTGGTTTGGCGTAGGCTTGTGTGTAATAAGGAAGGCTTTCGCAAGTGTAGACCCAAGCGGAGTGAAAGCAGGAAACCAAGGGCAATCACTAGGGAAGGATGTAAGGCAATGATAGTtgtaaaaaaagagaagacaTGCAAATGGGTTGTTACAAAATTCTTCAAGGAGCATAATCATCCGCTGGTTGCTGCACCTGTTAATACCCGTCGAAGTGCACAGCTATCTCAAACCCCA GACGAGAAAGACGTGAAGATTCGAGAATTGACAGCTGAACTACAAAGAGAGCGACGAAGATCTGCAGCTCTGCAAGAACAGCTCAATAGCATTCTGGAAGACATGGAGGAGCACTCTAAACACTTGTCCAGAAACATCACTAATATAGTTCAAAGCGTAAACGAAATCGAGTCGAGGAGAATAGTCTTCCCAAGCTGA
- the LOC105170514 gene encoding uncharacterized protein DDB_G0271670 isoform X1: MDSLLANYASSDDEEREEQPPSDKPVKLETGAGVEKDAEFLSESSAKRGGIFSSLPPPKSSLFNSLPPPKSQSLPNPKPQAEFEHQRDADEHDEQIVESSKPKSSSSSSLFASLPPPKSSSSSSSSASKRVVQFRPPTIAKPYSGTFDDEDEDDDEGEQERERKRSKESISTSSAKSFLSSIPAPRNSATLGALPSASGAGRRSILETEAPASSVVSKPGNDAVVNPNVGSLLDQSSELNYGYSSWSSESESHAYYSGYGAVADDNVGLAPVGSSSTGNDQFHEVYDHSSSLGGESYAYYGAYGVGSTAVGTVATAGSDAGMNSNEGSYEAVDYSYGNGQHVEYTNHGGSYGDYGNDAEYENNWSSTTAVHEVPGIVGNALPLPVKRGRKDVPPEIVEVKQDELMKNRPREDQVKLTGIAFGPAYQPTSTKGKPSKLHKRKHQIGSLYFDMRQKEMELAERRAKGYLTKAQTQAKYGWDESRLGFTTFGLL, encoded by the exons ATGGATTCTTTGCTAGCAAATTACGCCTCCTCAGATGATGAAGAACGTGAAGAACAACCGCCCTCGGACAAACCGGTTAAGCTGGAAACCGGAGCCGGAGTAGAGAAAGATGCAGAATTTCTTTCAGAATCATCCGCGAAACGGG GTGGGATCTTCAGCTCTCTGCCGCCGCCTAAATCGTCTCTTTTCAATTCACTCCCGCCGCCCAAATCCCAATCTTTACCTAACCCTAAGCCCCAAGCGGAGTTTGAACATCAAAGAGACGCTGATGAGCACGATGAACAAATTGTGGAGAGTTCGAAGCCTAAATCCTCGtcctcttcttctttgttCGCTTCACTTCCTCCGCCCAAATCgtcttcatcatcttcttcctctgcCTCAAAGAGGGTTGTTCAGTTTAGGCCTCCGACGATTGCAAAGCCGTATTCTGGTACTtttgatgatgaagatgaggatgatgatgaaggtgagcaagaaagagaaaggaagagATCAAAAGAATCAATATCCACCTCTTCTGCAAAGTCATTCTTGTCCAGTATTCCGGCACCCAGGAACTCGGCTACTCTGGGCGCTTTGCCTTCTGCTTCAGGTGCGGGAAGGAGATCTATTCTTGAAACCGAAGCTCCAGCCTCCAGTGTAGTTAGCAAGCCAGGAAATGATGCAGTTGTGAATCCCAATGTGGGATCCTTGCTGGATCAGTCCAGTGAGTTGAATTATGGTTATTCTAGTTGGAGTTCTGAGAGTGAAAGCCATGCATATTACAGTGGTTATGGTGCTGTTGCTGATGATAATGTTGGTTTGGCCCCTGTAGGAAGCAGTAGCACCGGAAATGATCAGTTTCATGAGGTTTATGATCATTCTAGTAGTTTAGGTGGTGAAAGCTATGCATATTACGGTGCTTATGGTGTTGGTTCTACAGCTGTAGGTACTGTTGCTACTGCTGGAAGTGATGCCGGTATGAACTCTAATGAAGGATCCTACGAAGCTGTTGATTATTCGTATGGGAATGGGCAACATGTAGAATACACAAATCATGGTGGCAGTTATGGTGATTATGGTAATGATGCAGAGTATGAAAATAATTGGTCCAGTACTACTGCCGTGCATGAGGTACCTGGAATAGTTGGTAATGCATTGCCATTGCCTGTAAAGAGGGGGAGGAAAGATGTTCCACCAGAGATAGTTGAAGTAAAACAGGATGAGTTGATGAAAAATAGACCAAGGGAGGACCAGGTCAAATTAACAGGGATTGCGTTTGGCCCTGCGTACCAG CCCACTTCGACCAAGGGGAAGCCTTCAAAATTGCATAAGAGGAAGCATCAAATTGGCTCTTTGTATTTCGACATGAGACAGAAAGAAATGGAGCTCGCTGAGAGGCGTGCTAAAGGTTACCTTACCAAAGCCCAAACACAGGCAAAATACGGATG GGACGAAAGTAGActgggcttcactactttcgggctcctGTAA
- the LOC105170514 gene encoding uncharacterized protein DDB_G0271670 isoform X4, which yields MDSLLANYASSDDEEREEQPPSDKPVKLETGAGVEKDAEFLSESSAKRGGIFSSLPPPKSSLFNSLPPPKSQSLPNPKPQAEFEHQRDADEHDEQIVESSKPKSSSSSSLFASLPPPKSSSSSSSSASKRVVQFRPPTIAKPYSGTFDDEDEDDDEGEQERERKRSKESISTSSAKSFLSSIPAPRNSATLGALPSASGAGRRSILETEAPASSVVSKPGNDAVVNPNVGSLLDQSSELNYGYSSWSSESESHAYYSGYGAVADDNVGLAPVGSSSTGNDQFHEVYDHSSSLGGESYAYYGAYGVGSTAVGTVATAGSDAGMNSNEGSYEAVDYSYGNGQHVEYTNHGGSYGDYGNDAEYENNWSSTTAVHEVPGIVGNALPLPVKRGRKDVPPEIVEVKQDELMKNRPREDQVKLTGIAFGPAYQPTSTKGKPSKLHKRKHQIGSLYFDMRQKEMELAERRAKGYLTKAQTQAKYG from the exons ATGGATTCTTTGCTAGCAAATTACGCCTCCTCAGATGATGAAGAACGTGAAGAACAACCGCCCTCGGACAAACCGGTTAAGCTGGAAACCGGAGCCGGAGTAGAGAAAGATGCAGAATTTCTTTCAGAATCATCCGCGAAACGGG GTGGGATCTTCAGCTCTCTGCCGCCGCCTAAATCGTCTCTTTTCAATTCACTCCCGCCGCCCAAATCCCAATCTTTACCTAACCCTAAGCCCCAAGCGGAGTTTGAACATCAAAGAGACGCTGATGAGCACGATGAACAAATTGTGGAGAGTTCGAAGCCTAAATCCTCGtcctcttcttctttgttCGCTTCACTTCCTCCGCCCAAATCgtcttcatcatcttcttcctctgcCTCAAAGAGGGTTGTTCAGTTTAGGCCTCCGACGATTGCAAAGCCGTATTCTGGTACTtttgatgatgaagatgaggatgatgatgaaggtgagcaagaaagagaaaggaagagATCAAAAGAATCAATATCCACCTCTTCTGCAAAGTCATTCTTGTCCAGTATTCCGGCACCCAGGAACTCGGCTACTCTGGGCGCTTTGCCTTCTGCTTCAGGTGCGGGAAGGAGATCTATTCTTGAAACCGAAGCTCCAGCCTCCAGTGTAGTTAGCAAGCCAGGAAATGATGCAGTTGTGAATCCCAATGTGGGATCCTTGCTGGATCAGTCCAGTGAGTTGAATTATGGTTATTCTAGTTGGAGTTCTGAGAGTGAAAGCCATGCATATTACAGTGGTTATGGTGCTGTTGCTGATGATAATGTTGGTTTGGCCCCTGTAGGAAGCAGTAGCACCGGAAATGATCAGTTTCATGAGGTTTATGATCATTCTAGTAGTTTAGGTGGTGAAAGCTATGCATATTACGGTGCTTATGGTGTTGGTTCTACAGCTGTAGGTACTGTTGCTACTGCTGGAAGTGATGCCGGTATGAACTCTAATGAAGGATCCTACGAAGCTGTTGATTATTCGTATGGGAATGGGCAACATGTAGAATACACAAATCATGGTGGCAGTTATGGTGATTATGGTAATGATGCAGAGTATGAAAATAATTGGTCCAGTACTACTGCCGTGCATGAGGTACCTGGAATAGTTGGTAATGCATTGCCATTGCCTGTAAAGAGGGGGAGGAAAGATGTTCCACCAGAGATAGTTGAAGTAAAACAGGATGAGTTGATGAAAAATAGACCAAGGGAGGACCAGGTCAAATTAACAGGGATTGCGTTTGGCCCTGCGTACCAG CCCACTTCGACCAAGGGGAAGCCTTCAAAATTGCATAAGAGGAAGCATCAAATTGGCTCTTTGTATTTCGACATGAGACAGAAAGAAATGGAGCTCGCTGAGAGGCGTGCTAAAGGTTACCTTACCAAAGCCCAAACACAGGCAAAATACGGATG A
- the LOC105170515 gene encoding protein FAR1-RELATED SEQUENCE 2 — translation MVEGSVSESERCDWDSRDSEENDDVECEDNRRSLEGGEVLEPYVGMEFESEDDARRFYTDYARRVGFVVRIMQRRRSEIDGRTLARRLGCNKQGFSPNAKGKIGPEKKPRPSAREGCKATILFKLEKSGKWVVTRFVKDHNHPLIATAQEYTDVRDKDKKIQELARELQRQEELCAAYRERLINLLANVEKQTDSLSMKVLAVVENVKEAEAAALNEALTLSAI, via the exons A TGGTAGAAGGAAGTGTGAGTGAGTCGGAAAGATGTGATTGGGACTCCAGGGATTcagaagaaaatgatgatgtcGAATGTGAGGACAACAGAAGGTCATTGGAAGGAGGTGAAGTTCTTGAACCATATGTCGGCATGGAATTTGAATCAGAAGATGATGCGAGGAGATTTTACACCGACTATGCCAGGAGGGTAGGATTTGTGGTACGTATTATGCAACGCCGGCGTTCTGAGATTGATGGTAGAACTCTTGCTCGCCGACTTGGATGTAACAAGCAGGGCTTTTCTCCTAATGCAAAAGGCAAAATTGGCCCAGAAAAAAAGCCACGGCCTAGTGCACGTGAAGGTTGCAAGGCAACAATACTGTTTAAGCTTGAGAAGTCGGGGAAGTGGGTAGTTACAAGATTTGTCAAGGATCATAACCACCCTCTAATTGCCACTGCTCAGGAATACACAGATGTG CGTGACAAGGATAAGAAAATCCAAGAACTCGCCAGAGAGCTTCAGAGGCAGGAAGAACTATGTGCAGCATATAGAGaaagattaattaatcttcTTGCAAATGTCGAGAAGCAAACTGACAGTTTATCCATGAAAGTTCTAGCAGTTGTCGAAAATGTGAAGGAAGCAGAGGCTGCAGCACTCAATGAAGCACTAACATTGTCAGCAATATAG
- the LOC105170514 gene encoding uncharacterized protein DDB_G0271670 isoform X2 encodes MDSLLANYASSDDEEREEQPPSDKPVKLETGAGVEKDAEFLSESSAKRGGIFSSLPPPKSSLFNSLPPPKSQSLPNPKPQAEFEHQRDADEHDEQIVESSKPKSSSSSSLFASLPPPKSSSSSSSSASKRVVQFRPPTIAKPYSGTFDDEDEDDDEGEQERERKRSKESISTSSAKSFLSSIPAPRNSATLGALPSASGAGRRSILETEAPASSVVSKPGNDAVVNPNVGSLLDQSSELNYGYSSWSSESESHAYYSGYGAVADDNVGLAPVGSSSTGNDQFHEVYDHSSSLGGESYAYYGAYGVGSTAVGTVATAGSDAGMNSNEGSYEAVDYSYGNGQHVEYTNHGGSYGDYGNDAEYENNWSSTTAVHEVPGIVGNALPLPVKRGRKDVPPEIVEVKQDELMKNRPREDQVKLTGIAFGPAYQPTSTKGKPSKLHKRKHQIGSLYFDMRQKEMELAERRAKGYLTKAQTQAKYGW; translated from the exons ATGGATTCTTTGCTAGCAAATTACGCCTCCTCAGATGATGAAGAACGTGAAGAACAACCGCCCTCGGACAAACCGGTTAAGCTGGAAACCGGAGCCGGAGTAGAGAAAGATGCAGAATTTCTTTCAGAATCATCCGCGAAACGGG GTGGGATCTTCAGCTCTCTGCCGCCGCCTAAATCGTCTCTTTTCAATTCACTCCCGCCGCCCAAATCCCAATCTTTACCTAACCCTAAGCCCCAAGCGGAGTTTGAACATCAAAGAGACGCTGATGAGCACGATGAACAAATTGTGGAGAGTTCGAAGCCTAAATCCTCGtcctcttcttctttgttCGCTTCACTTCCTCCGCCCAAATCgtcttcatcatcttcttcctctgcCTCAAAGAGGGTTGTTCAGTTTAGGCCTCCGACGATTGCAAAGCCGTATTCTGGTACTtttgatgatgaagatgaggatgatgatgaaggtgagcaagaaagagaaaggaagagATCAAAAGAATCAATATCCACCTCTTCTGCAAAGTCATTCTTGTCCAGTATTCCGGCACCCAGGAACTCGGCTACTCTGGGCGCTTTGCCTTCTGCTTCAGGTGCGGGAAGGAGATCTATTCTTGAAACCGAAGCTCCAGCCTCCAGTGTAGTTAGCAAGCCAGGAAATGATGCAGTTGTGAATCCCAATGTGGGATCCTTGCTGGATCAGTCCAGTGAGTTGAATTATGGTTATTCTAGTTGGAGTTCTGAGAGTGAAAGCCATGCATATTACAGTGGTTATGGTGCTGTTGCTGATGATAATGTTGGTTTGGCCCCTGTAGGAAGCAGTAGCACCGGAAATGATCAGTTTCATGAGGTTTATGATCATTCTAGTAGTTTAGGTGGTGAAAGCTATGCATATTACGGTGCTTATGGTGTTGGTTCTACAGCTGTAGGTACTGTTGCTACTGCTGGAAGTGATGCCGGTATGAACTCTAATGAAGGATCCTACGAAGCTGTTGATTATTCGTATGGGAATGGGCAACATGTAGAATACACAAATCATGGTGGCAGTTATGGTGATTATGGTAATGATGCAGAGTATGAAAATAATTGGTCCAGTACTACTGCCGTGCATGAGGTACCTGGAATAGTTGGTAATGCATTGCCATTGCCTGTAAAGAGGGGGAGGAAAGATGTTCCACCAGAGATAGTTGAAGTAAAACAGGATGAGTTGATGAAAAATAGACCAAGGGAGGACCAGGTCAAATTAACAGGGATTGCGTTTGGCCCTGCGTACCAG CCCACTTCGACCAAGGGGAAGCCTTCAAAATTGCATAAGAGGAAGCATCAAATTGGCTCTTTGTATTTCGACATGAGACAGAAAGAAATGGAGCTCGCTGAGAGGCGTGCTAAAGGTTACCTTACCAAAGCCCAAACACAGGCAAAATACGGATGGTAA